The following coding sequences lie in one Homalodisca vitripennis isolate AUS2020 chromosome X, UT_GWSS_2.1, whole genome shotgun sequence genomic window:
- the LOC124368588 gene encoding uncharacterized protein LOC124368588, producing the protein MMFKKLICFCLVVAIVCSDTTEEDYSSIETLPTTSSIVIPALEELKKHGANPKNKGVSLRSLDSLFGLGIGANLLGVHAGAGIGHGRGGYGDMGQGFVGKPAGGQYPQYPYPPYMPPQPYYLPAAHALY; encoded by the exons ATGATGTTTAAGAAACTTATCTGTTTCTGCCTGGTGGTAGCGATTGTTTGCAGCGATACAACg GAAGAAGACTACAGCTCCATAGAAACACTTCCCACAACATCTAGCATCGTGATCCCAGCTTTAGAAGAACTAAAAAAACATGGAGCAAACCCAAAGAATAAAGGGGTTTCTCTGCGTTCCTTGGACTCGCTTTTCGGACTCGGGATCGGTGCAAATCTGCTAGGAGTGCACGCAGGCGCAGGTATAGGTCATGGCCGTGGAGGCTATGGTGATATGGGCCAAGGGTTTGTTGGCAAACCCGCAGGAGGCCAATATCCACAGTATCCCTACCCTCCGTATATGCCACCACAACCATACTACCTCCCAGCAGCTCATGCACTCTATTGA